The proteins below come from a single Methyloprofundus sedimenti genomic window:
- the mnmH gene encoding tRNA 2-selenouridine(34) synthase MnmH — MIRQDANDYLRLFLQDIPLMDVRAPVEFNKGAFPNSQNIPILDDQQREAVGTCYKQDGQDAAIALGLQLVTAEIREQRLEQWKRFVNAHPEGFLYCFRGGLRSRTTQAWLKEQGIDYPLIKGGYKAMRTYLLQQMEVSSEQIPLVILSGFTGSGKTHVLKKTSHHVDLEALANHRGSAFGSDVNDFQPTQINWENQLSIDCLKHRHHYPQSGLLLEDESKRIGRNILPDCIHQKMEQAPYIFLERELEQRVAIIREDYFTSSWPLYQHQFQDAADEKFSSFMLGGLARIKKRLGGVLYQNINASFTLALEHLFATGKTELFDAGIRLLLQKYYDPMYLYQLKNKQRELLFRGAESEILAWADDHLKTMT, encoded by the coding sequence ATGATCAGGCAAGATGCAAATGATTACCTAAGGCTTTTTTTACAAGACATACCCTTAATGGATGTCCGGGCACCTGTTGAATTTAATAAAGGGGCTTTTCCAAATAGCCAGAATATTCCCATTCTTGATGATCAGCAGCGCGAAGCCGTAGGTACTTGTTATAAGCAGGATGGTCAGGATGCTGCGATTGCTTTAGGTTTACAGCTGGTCACTGCTGAAATTCGTGAACAAAGACTGGAGCAATGGAAACGGTTTGTAAATGCTCATCCAGAGGGTTTTCTGTATTGTTTCCGTGGTGGTTTGCGTTCACGCACGACACAAGCCTGGTTGAAAGAGCAGGGGATTGACTACCCGCTTATTAAAGGCGGCTATAAAGCCATGCGCACTTATTTGTTGCAGCAAATGGAAGTCAGTTCAGAACAGATTCCATTGGTGATTTTAAGTGGATTTACCGGTTCAGGAAAAACACATGTCTTAAAGAAAACCAGTCATCATGTTGATCTGGAGGCACTGGCTAATCATCGGGGCTCTGCTTTTGGTAGTGATGTGAATGATTTTCAGCCTACTCAGATAAACTGGGAAAATCAATTATCAATTGATTGCCTCAAGCATCGACATCACTATCCACAGTCAGGATTATTACTGGAAGATGAAAGTAAACGTATAGGGCGCAATATTTTGCCGGATTGTATCCACCAGAAAATGGAACAAGCACCCTATATATTCCTTGAACGCGAGCTGGAGCAGCGTGTAGCAATTATCCGTGAGGATTACTTTACAAGCAGTTGGCCGCTTTATCAGCATCAATTTCAAGATGCGGCGGATGAAAAGTTTTCCTCTTTTATGCTGGGGGGGCTGGCGCGTATAAAAAAACGTCTGGGAGGCGTTCTTTACCAAAACATAAATGCCTCTTTTACGCTGGCTTTGGAGCATTTATTTGCAACGGGTAAAACAGAACTATTTGACGCAGGTATCCGTTTGTTACTGCAGAAATACTATGATCCTATGTACCTGTATCAGTTAAAAAATAAACAGCGTGAGCTTTTATTTCGTGGGGCCGAGTCAGAAATTCTGGCCTGGGCTGATGATCACTTAAAGACGATGACATAA
- a CDS encoding aldehyde dehydrogenase: MTTDNLNNKATSEQEIIEIVAKQHDYFKSGATKSYQSRSDNLQKLKAALIKYETEMHVALKQDLGKPEFESYLSETGFTLHDLSTTLSKLKSWMKPKWRMTALLTQPGSSRIYYSPLGVNLIIAPYNYPVMLTFAPLIAAMAAGNTAVIKTSEMTPACSAIIRKIISETFAPEYIAYIQGEVNETTILLQQKFEHIFFTGSPRVGSIVMSAAAKNLTPVTLELGGKSPCIVHDDAKLDIAVNRIVSSKFLNAAQTCVAPDYVLVHKSLKETFLNKIKARIIKVYGKDASTSPDFARIVSDNHFQRICGLIDQKKVIVGGQSNAATRYIAPTVMRDVTLADKVMSDEIFGPVLPVLEYETLDEVYNIVDQLPHHPLACYLFSESKAVQQEIINTIQSGGACINNCIFHAGNHHLPFGGVGESGMGAYHGFDGFECFSHKKGVLKSASWMDNPLTYAPYGNKINLLRKFLK, translated from the coding sequence ATGACGACTGATAACTTAAACAATAAAGCAACATCTGAACAAGAAATTATCGAGATAGTTGCCAAGCAACATGATTATTTCAAATCAGGTGCAACCAAAAGTTATCAGAGCCGCAGTGATAATCTGCAAAAACTTAAAGCTGCGTTGATCAAATACGAAACTGAAATGCATGTCGCCTTAAAACAGGATTTGGGCAAGCCAGAGTTTGAATCCTATCTATCTGAAACGGGGTTTACACTTCATGATTTATCAACAACACTGAGTAAACTCAAAAGCTGGATGAAGCCAAAGTGGCGCATGACTGCGCTGCTGACCCAGCCGGGCTCCAGCCGTATTTATTATTCTCCGTTGGGTGTTAATCTGATTATCGCACCGTATAACTATCCAGTAATGCTGACTTTTGCGCCCTTGATTGCTGCCATGGCAGCAGGCAATACCGCTGTCATAAAAACATCGGAGATGACACCTGCCTGCAGTGCGATTATTCGCAAAATTATCAGTGAAACCTTTGCCCCGGAATATATTGCTTATATCCAAGGTGAAGTCAACGAAACTACGATTTTACTGCAACAAAAATTTGAGCATATCTTTTTTACCGGTAGTCCTCGAGTCGGTTCTATTGTTATGAGTGCTGCGGCTAAAAATTTAACGCCTGTTACTCTGGAGTTAGGCGGAAAAAGCCCGTGTATCGTCCATGATGACGCCAAGCTGGATATTGCTGTTAATCGTATAGTGAGTAGTAAATTTCTGAATGCAGCGCAAACCTGTGTCGCACCGGATTATGTTTTAGTGCATAAATCACTAAAAGAAACGTTTCTAAACAAGATTAAAGCGCGCATTATCAAAGTCTATGGTAAAGATGCCAGTACCAGCCCTGATTTTGCACGTATCGTCAGTGACAACCATTTTCAGCGTATTTGCGGCCTAATTGATCAAAAAAAAGTGATAGTTGGCGGACAAAGCAATGCAGCAACTCGCTATATTGCGCCTACGGTGATGCGTGATGTAACTTTAGCTGACAAAGTGATGTCCGATGAGATATTTGGCCCGGTTTTACCGGTATTGGAGTATGAAACGCTGGATGAAGTTTATAACATTGTAGATCAATTACCACATCATCCACTGGCCTGTTATTTATTTAGTGAAAGCAAGGCAGTTCAGCAGGAAATCATTAACACTATTCAGTCTGGAGGAGCCTGCATTAACAACTGCATTTTCCATGCAGGTAATCATCATTTGCCATTTGGCGGTGTCGGTGAAAGTGGCATGGGGGCTTACCATGGTTTTGATGGTTTTGAATGTTTCTCACATAAAAAAGGTGTACTTAAGAGCGCTAGCTGGATGGATAATCCCTTAACTTATGCGCCGTATGGTAATAAAATAAATCTGCTGCGTAAGTTTCTGAAGTGA
- the selD gene encoding selenide, water dikinase SelD, whose product MNLVPIFKDLVLVGGGHTHALVLRKWAMNPLPGVRITLISPQALTPYSGMLPGLIAGHYSFEQTHIDLVKLSLWANIRFIQDSVTAIDAASNTLELKNRPATEFDVVSIDIGSTPNQSIEGSAEYTTPVKPISEFYQRWNQIQKHAQQQKIRSLAVVGGGAGSVEVIMAIAFKLKQFNTSIQYHLITAADDILPGYNRTVIKRVKQQLKKYHIEIHSSTRVARLGQNTIYCQNADSIVADEIIWCTQAAGSTWLQQSQIECDDAGFMKVRQTLQSLSYEHIFAAGDIANMVANPRPKAGVYAVRQADTLFHNLRAVLLDKSLLEYRPQDGFLSLLALGEKRATGSKSLFSFSGDWVWRWKSSIDNKFMHQFHQLPVLPMASATMINPALIADAEKTEQHDPLKRCTGCGAKVSASVLQQVLNDVLGIGYYQPQDAVRISNNAEIIYQSVDALNACIDDPWLFGRIAVNHALSDLYAMNLKPESAQLLITLPYAGQSIQKRQLKALLQGISLQLETLQCRFVGGHTSEASELSVGLVVNGILQDKPLFNKQGLNPGDKLVISKPLGTGVILAAAMQDKCDGVIFNQAIHSMLQANDQAARVLSKLNVKACTDVTGFGLLGHLHELCLASACSASLNLNAIPCLPGAEALARKNIKSSLYAQNLKTFAAMQWPDAITQQSRFNLLFDPQTSGGLLAGIPAKTYIELDKSFHQQFYTIGEVLAFDDSLVRIQIQDT is encoded by the coding sequence ATGAACCTGGTGCCGATATTTAAAGATCTTGTATTAGTCGGAGGCGGTCATACCCATGCACTTGTGTTACGCAAGTGGGCGATGAATCCGTTGCCGGGTGTGCGCATTACCTTAATCAGCCCTCAGGCTTTGACGCCTTATTCAGGGATGCTACCTGGATTGATTGCGGGGCATTATAGTTTCGAACAAACGCATATCGATCTGGTGAAATTGTCATTGTGGGCTAATATTCGCTTTATTCAAGACAGCGTGACGGCAATTGATGCTGCAAGCAATACTTTAGAATTGAAGAACCGTCCTGCTACAGAGTTCGACGTGGTTTCTATTGATATCGGTTCAACACCGAATCAAAGCATTGAAGGCTCTGCTGAATACACGACACCGGTTAAGCCTATCAGTGAATTTTATCAGCGCTGGAATCAAATTCAGAAACACGCTCAACAACAAAAAATTAGATCGCTGGCGGTTGTTGGCGGTGGCGCCGGCAGCGTTGAAGTTATTATGGCTATCGCTTTTAAACTCAAACAGTTTAATACATCTATACAGTATCATCTGATAACAGCCGCTGATGATATATTGCCCGGCTATAACCGCACAGTCATAAAGCGAGTAAAACAACAGCTTAAAAAATATCATATTGAAATTCATAGCTCGACCCGGGTTGCCAGGCTTGGTCAAAATACTATTTATTGCCAGAATGCCGATTCGATCGTAGCTGATGAAATTATATGGTGTACTCAGGCGGCAGGTTCAACATGGTTACAACAAAGCCAAATTGAGTGTGATGATGCGGGGTTTATGAAAGTCAGGCAAACCTTGCAATCTTTAAGCTACGAGCATATTTTTGCGGCCGGTGATATTGCTAATATGGTTGCAAATCCCAGGCCGAAAGCTGGCGTGTATGCAGTAAGACAGGCAGATACTTTATTTCATAATCTGCGTGCGGTGTTGCTCGATAAATCATTGCTTGAATATCGACCACAGGATGGTTTTTTGAGCTTATTGGCTCTGGGTGAAAAGCGAGCAACCGGCTCAAAATCATTGTTTAGTTTCTCTGGCGATTGGGTCTGGCGCTGGAAAAGTTCGATTGATAATAAATTTATGCATCAGTTTCATCAATTACCCGTGTTGCCGATGGCTTCCGCAACGATGATTAATCCGGCGCTCATAGCAGATGCAGAAAAAACAGAGCAACATGATCCGTTAAAGCGCTGCACTGGCTGTGGAGCAAAAGTGAGTGCGAGTGTGTTACAGCAAGTGCTTAACGATGTGCTGGGTATCGGTTACTATCAGCCCCAGGATGCGGTGCGCATTAGTAACAATGCCGAGATTATTTATCAAAGCGTTGATGCCCTGAATGCGTGTATTGACGACCCCTGGTTGTTTGGGCGGATTGCGGTTAACCATGCGCTGAGTGATCTGTATGCAATGAACCTGAAACCGGAGTCAGCACAGCTACTCATTACCCTGCCTTATGCCGGTCAATCTATACAAAAAAGGCAATTAAAGGCGCTATTGCAGGGAATTTCCTTACAACTTGAAACCCTGCAATGTCGTTTTGTGGGCGGGCATACTTCAGAGGCAAGCGAGCTTTCAGTGGGCTTAGTGGTTAATGGTATTCTGCAGGATAAACCTTTATTTAATAAACAAGGTTTAAATCCCGGTGATAAGCTGGTTATCTCCAAACCCTTGGGAACAGGAGTGATACTGGCCGCTGCAATGCAGGATAAATGTGATGGAGTGATTTTTAATCAGGCCATACACTCTATGTTGCAAGCAAATGACCAGGCAGCAAGGGTTCTGAGCAAACTTAATGTCAAGGCATGTACCGATGTAACAGGCTTCGGGCTGTTAGGGCATTTGCATGAACTGTGTCTGGCATCGGCTTGTTCCGCCAGCCTGAATTTAAATGCCATTCCATGCTTGCCAGGTGCCGAAGCGCTAGCCCGAAAAAATATTAAAAGCAGTCTTTACGCGCAAAATCTAAAGACTTTTGCGGCAATGCAATGGCCAGACGCGATCACTCAGCAATCCCGTTTCAATCTGCTTTTTGATCCGCAGACCTCGGGTGGATTGCTGGCTGGCATACCCGCTAAGACCTATATTGAACTTGATAAAAGCTTCCATCAGCAGTTTTATACTATTGGCGAAGTGTTGGCGTTTGATGATTCATTAGTGCGTATTCAAATTCAGGATACCTGA